Proteins encoded by one window of Pseudomonadota bacterium:
- a CDS encoding plasmid stabilization protein, translating into MAEILYTDSYNKRARKFLKKHPELLGQYEKTLKLLEINPFHPSLRLHKLQGRLSDLHSVSISISYRISIFFIIEDNQIVPIDIGSHEEVY; encoded by the coding sequence GTGGCTGAAATTCTATACACGGATAGTTATAACAAAAGGGCGAGGAAATTCCTCAAGAAACATCCGGAACTTCTCGGTCAGTATGAAAAAACACTTAAATTGCTGGAAATCAACCCTTTTCATCCATCGTTAAGGCTGCACAAACTTCAGGGAAGGCTGTCGGACCTGCATTCGGTATCTATCAGCATATCATACAGAATCTCAATCTTCTTTATTATTGAGGATAATCAAATCGTACCCATCGACATTGGAAGTCATGAAGAGGTTTACTAA
- a CDS encoding type II toxin-antitoxin system Phd/YefM family antitoxin has product MGTIISANELKTKGVAALDKATGSGEEAIISVRGKNRFVVLPIEQYNYLRDCELEAALREAKDDLAKGKFKKETVEKHVKRITRG; this is encoded by the coding sequence ATGGGAACAATTATTAGTGCCAATGAGCTTAAAACAAAGGGTGTTGCCGCATTAGACAAAGCCACGGGTTCCGGTGAGGAAGCAATTATATCTGTGAGAGGCAAGAATCGCTTTGTGGTTTTACCCATCGAACAATACAACTATTTAAGAGACTGCGAGTTGGAGGCTGCCCTGCGTGAAGCAAAGGATGATCTTGCAAAGGGCAAGTTCAAAAAAGAAACCGTTGAGAAACATGTCAAGAGAATAACACGTGGCTGA